A stretch of Paracoccus aminophilus JCM 7686 DNA encodes these proteins:
- a CDS encoding multicopper oxidase family protein — translation MSFTRRGALAATAAFALLPAMPRLVRAETTPMTLRTTTRVIEVAGKAATVFGIENAQGGAGLILDPGQRFHVDLRNEAGVSTLIHWHGQIPPNLQDGVPDAPLAALNPGESRSYDFEPAPGTHWMHAHIPVQEIAMMAAPLIVRRPEDLRADRQEVVMFLHDFTFRTPEDMLAEIQSGHGGPAHAGTSAAPAMGAMSGMDHSAHGTAPAPSAPAPSGPASSAHDGHDMSGMAMPGMAMSGHDMSAMSGMDMGAMDLNDFDFDAYLVNDRTLDDPEIIRVETGGRVLLRVINAASATTFWIDSAALPMRLVAVDGQPVQPLAGQRFGLSMGQRLDLEIDLPGAGAWPILALREGAREQSGLVLATAGAPVAKLPLLAENPAPAFDTDLAQESRLRAVSGLAPIEGIAPRMVMLGGSMQPYRWTIDDRTWQDRAPIAATSGERMEIMFHNMSMMGHPMHLHGHHFQIVGINGQRFAGALRDTVYVPPMSSVTLAINPGEAARWMLHCHHMPHLETGMMTEFVVSA, via the coding sequence ATGTCCTTCACACGTCGCGGCGCTTTGGCCGCAACTGCCGCTTTTGCGCTACTTCCCGCCATGCCCCGCTTGGTGCGCGCCGAAACCACGCCCATGACCTTACGCACCACCACCCGCGTCATCGAGGTCGCGGGCAAAGCCGCCACGGTTTTCGGGATCGAGAACGCGCAGGGCGGCGCGGGGCTCATCCTCGATCCCGGCCAGCGCTTCCACGTCGATCTGCGCAATGAGGCCGGGGTCAGCACCTTGATCCATTGGCACGGCCAGATCCCGCCGAACCTGCAAGACGGCGTGCCGGACGCGCCTTTGGCGGCGCTCAATCCGGGCGAAAGCCGCAGCTATGACTTCGAGCCCGCGCCCGGAACCCATTGGATGCACGCCCATATTCCGGTGCAAGAGATTGCGATGATGGCCGCGCCCCTGATCGTGCGGCGGCCCGAGGATCTGCGCGCCGATCGTCAGGAGGTGGTCATGTTCCTGCATGATTTCACCTTCCGCACGCCGGAGGACATGCTGGCCGAAATCCAGTCCGGGCATGGCGGCCCCGCCCATGCGGGCACCTCTGCCGCGCCCGCCATGGGGGCCATGTCCGGGATGGATCACAGCGCGCATGGCACCGCCCCGGCGCCCTCTGCCCCAGCGCCTTCTGGCCCTGCGTCCTCTGCCCATGACGGGCATGACATGTCGGGAATGGCGATGCCCGGAATGGCGATGTCGGGCCACGATATGAGCGCCATGTCGGGGATGGATATGGGCGCGATGGATCTCAATGATTTCGATTTCGACGCCTATCTGGTCAATGACCGCACGCTCGACGATCCCGAAATCATCCGGGTCGAAACCGGGGGGCGGGTGCTGCTGCGGGTGATCAATGCCGCCTCGGCCACGACCTTCTGGATCGACAGTGCCGCTTTGCCGATGCGGCTGGTCGCGGTCGATGGCCAACCGGTTCAGCCTCTGGCCGGGCAGCGCTTCGGCCTCTCGATGGGGCAGCGCCTTGATCTTGAGATCGATCTGCCCGGAGCCGGTGCCTGGCCGATCCTCGCCTTGCGCGAAGGCGCGCGCGAGCAAAGCGGGCTCGTGCTCGCCACGGCAGGCGCGCCCGTGGCGAAGCTGCCGCTGCTGGCCGAAAACCCGGCCCCGGCCTTCGATACCGATCTGGCGCAGGAATCGCGGCTGCGCGCGGTTTCGGGCCTCGCGCCCATCGAGGGCATCGCGCCGCGCATGGTCATGCTCGGCGGGTCAATGCAGCCCTATCGCTGGACGATCGACGACCGCACCTGGCAGGACCGCGCGCCCATTGCGGCGACATCAGGCGAGCGCATGGAGATCATGTTTCACAACATGTCGATGATGGGCCATCCGATGCATTTGCATGGCCATCATTTCCAGATCGTCGGCATCAATGGCCAGCGCTTTGCTGGCGCATTGCGCGACACGGTCTATGTGCCCCCGATGAGCAGCGTCACGCTGGCCATCAACCCCGGCGAGGCCGCGCGCTGGATGCTGCATTGCCACCACATGCCCCATCTCGAAACCGGGATGATGACGGAATTCGTCGTCTCGGCGTGA
- a CDS encoding LysR substrate-binding domain-containing protein codes for MSSARPKTDLRHLPLANLRAFEAAARHMSFSRAAAELHLSDSAISHQISRLELALGFDLFTKVGRGIQLTEAGRAFAATVGAALQDIYGTALRLSEEVEVGGRLTLRCPPMFVSGWLSRNIASFCEAHPQIECHIQLTGNETTPDLAEADLGLVFGAGDWPDLRSVLLEDITIGPVCSPVLLSRLDHGLRHPEDLRRVFLLHWDDGSEWRRWLTEAGQPDTASFTRNLYCSDLGAAIDLALHGVGCALASETLTGLNQREGSLIRPFPETINPNGGWYVVTKPANLELSRVRLFLHWILGRFGRTLAEGFLR; via the coding sequence GTGAGCTCTGCCCGCCCCAAGACCGATTTGCGCCATCTGCCCTTGGCCAATCTGCGCGCCTTCGAGGCGGCTGCGCGGCATATGAGCTTTTCGCGTGCCGCCGCCGAGCTGCATCTGAGCGATTCCGCGATCAGCCATCAGATCAGCCGGCTCGAGCTCGCACTGGGGTTCGATCTTTTCACCAAGGTCGGGCGCGGCATCCAGCTGACCGAAGCGGGGCGCGCTTTCGCCGCGACCGTGGGCGCGGCACTGCAAGACATTTACGGCACCGCTTTGCGGCTTTCGGAAGAGGTCGAGGTCGGCGGCAGGCTGACGCTGCGCTGTCCGCCGATGTTTGTCAGCGGTTGGCTGTCGCGCAATATCGCCAGCTTCTGCGAGGCCCATCCGCAGATCGAATGCCATATCCAGCTGACCGGAAACGAGACGACGCCCGATCTCGCCGAGGCCGATCTCGGGCTGGTTTTCGGCGCTGGAGACTGGCCGGATCTGCGCTCGGTGCTGCTGGAGGATATCACCATCGGCCCGGTGTGCAGCCCGGTGTTGCTCAGTCGGCTGGACCATGGGCTGCGTCACCCCGAGGATCTGCGCCGGGTGTTTTTGCTGCATTGGGACGACGGGTCAGAATGGCGGCGCTGGCTGACCGAGGCTGGCCAACCTGATACGGCAAGCTTTACCCGCAATCTCTATTGCAGCGATCTTGGCGCGGCGATCGACCTTGCCTTGCATGGGGTGGGATGCGCTCTGGCCAGCGAGACGCTGACCGGGCTCAACCAGCGCGAAGGCAGCCTGATCCGGCCCTTCCCCGAAACCATCAACCCGAATGGCGGTTGGTATGTGGTGACGAAACCGGCGAATCTCGAACTGTCGCGGGTCCGGCTGTTTCTGCATTGGATTCTTGGCCGCTTCGGCCGCACTTTGGCCGAAGGGTTTCTCAGATGA
- a CDS encoding ABC transporter permease: MFFNYALTILAAGGLTLVLAVGALVLASIMGLALAFAKLSRRPWLRRLAQAYTFIIRGIPDLVLILLAFYSLPALLNQLIAAVGINGRVEFPPFGAGMVTLGVIFSAYMTETFKSGLMNIPRGQLEAAHAFGIHPVRIFWRITLPQLAQLALPGFTNNWLVLVKATALVSLIGLQDVMFRAKGAAEATGQPFTYYLLAGGFYLAVTLVSTGGLMVLARRLEKTIHAGRT, encoded by the coding sequence ATGTTTTTCAACTACGCCCTGACCATTCTCGCCGCCGGGGGGCTGACCCTCGTCCTCGCGGTCGGAGCCTTGGTGCTTGCCTCGATCATGGGGCTGGCACTGGCTTTCGCCAAGCTGTCGCGCCGCCCTTGGCTGCGGCGGCTGGCGCAGGCCTATACATTCATCATTCGCGGGATTCCCGATCTCGTCCTGATCCTCTTGGCCTTCTACAGCCTGCCCGCGCTGCTCAATCAGCTGATCGCGGCGGTGGGTATCAATGGCCGCGTCGAGTTTCCGCCCTTCGGCGCCGGGATGGTGACGCTTGGTGTGATTTTCAGCGCCTATATGACCGAGACCTTCAAATCGGGGCTGATGAATATTCCGCGCGGCCAGCTTGAGGCGGCCCATGCCTTCGGCATCCACCCGGTCCGCATCTTCTGGCGCATCACCTTGCCGCAACTCGCTCAGCTCGCGCTTCCCGGCTTCACGAACAACTGGCTGGTCTTGGTGAAAGCCACGGCGCTGGTCTCGCTGATCGGGCTGCAGGATGTGATGTTCCGCGCCAAGGGAGCAGCCGAGGCGACGGGCCAGCCCTTCACCTATTACCTGCTCGCCGGGGGCTTTTATCTCGCGGTCACGCTGGTTTCGACCGGGGGCCTGATGGTTCTGGCGCGCCGGCTTGAGAAGACGATCCATGCGGGGCGCACATGA
- a CDS encoding ABC transporter permease, with amino-acid sequence MNWDVVYENLGLYAQGAGLTIKLSVAALVMAFLISVPLAFARNSKRAWLRRSVMVFTTVFRGTPLLMQLFLVYFGLAQFELLRSSILWPWLSSPMFCALLVFVLNSGAYTTEIFAGGLRAIPKGEIEAAEAFGFSPLRAALKIYIPGMLTRALPLYGNEMIMMMHATSLASTVTLMEVTGVARNITLNYYIQLEPYVAAAIIYLALTAVLVVAVQVAEARYASYLDQRRG; translated from the coding sequence ATGAACTGGGACGTGGTTTACGAAAACCTTGGGCTCTATGCCCAGGGCGCCGGGCTGACGATCAAGCTGAGCGTCGCGGCGCTGGTCATGGCCTTTCTGATCTCGGTGCCGCTGGCCTTTGCGCGCAACAGCAAACGCGCCTGGCTGCGCCGCTCGGTCATGGTCTTTACCACGGTCTTTCGCGGCACGCCGCTGCTCATGCAGCTGTTTCTGGTCTATTTCGGACTGGCGCAATTCGAGCTCTTGCGCAGCTCGATCCTCTGGCCGTGGCTGTCGAGCCCGATGTTCTGCGCGCTTCTGGTCTTCGTGCTGAACAGCGGCGCCTATACGACCGAGATCTTTGCGGGCGGCCTGCGCGCCATTCCGAAAGGCGAGATCGAGGCGGCCGAGGCCTTTGGTTTCTCGCCGCTGCGTGCTGCGCTCAAGATCTATATCCCGGGGATGCTGACCCGCGCCCTGCCGCTTTACGGCAATGAGATGATCATGATGATGCATGCGACCTCGCTGGCCAGCACCGTCACCTTGATGGAGGTCACGGGCGTCGCGCGCAACATCACGCTCAACTATTACATCCAGCTCGAGCCCTATGTGGCCGCAGCCATCATCTATCTCGCCCTGACCGCCGTTCTGGTGGTCGCCGTGCAGGTCGCCGAGGCGCGCTATGCCTCTTATCTCGACCAGCGCCGGGGCTGA
- a CDS encoding transporter substrate-binding domain-containing protein — MLRLNLAFALALIAAPAVAAPLNIATDATFPPFESIDENGKLVGYDIELMEAICKAAALDCNIANAAWDGMIPGLLDGKYDALISQLTVTEKRRNVMAFSDIYEHPVFRFVAKKDAGLEISPEGLAGKTIAVQTGTPMDAYVTKYYPNSTIKRYDTGSAPYLELTGGRADVHISYQAQIIQAFLKSDSGKDFELVGPELTGKDAPEFGEGVAIAINKKNTELVEKINGGLAKLREDGTLEALNQKYFAQ, encoded by the coding sequence ATGCTTCGCCTGAACCTCGCCTTCGCGCTGGCCCTGATTGCTGCCCCTGCGGTTGCAGCGCCCCTGAATATCGCGACCGACGCGACCTTCCCGCCCTTCGAGTCGATCGACGAGAACGGCAAGCTTGTCGGCTATGACATCGAGCTGATGGAAGCGATCTGCAAGGCCGCCGCGCTCGACTGCAATATCGCCAATGCCGCTTGGGACGGCATGATCCCGGGCCTGCTCGACGGCAAATATGATGCGCTGATCTCGCAGCTGACCGTCACCGAAAAGCGCCGCAATGTCATGGCTTTCTCGGATATCTACGAGCATCCGGTCTTCCGCTTCGTCGCCAAGAAAGACGCGGGGCTTGAGATCTCGCCCGAGGGGCTTGCGGGCAAGACCATCGCGGTCCAGACCGGCACGCCGATGGATGCCTATGTCACGAAATACTACCCGAATTCGACGATCAAACGCTACGACACCGGCAGCGCGCCCTATCTGGAACTGACCGGCGGTCGGGCTGATGTCCATATTTCCTATCAGGCGCAAATCATTCAGGCTTTCCTGAAATCGGACTCCGGCAAGGATTTTGAACTGGTCGGCCCGGAACTGACCGGCAAGGACGCGCCCGAATTCGGCGAAGGCGTCGCGATTGCCATCAACAAGAAAAACACCGAGCTGGTCGAGAAGATCAACGGCGGTCTGGCCAAGCTGCGCGAGGACGGCACGCTCGAGGCGCTCAACCAGAAATATTTCGCGCAATAA
- a CDS encoding ATP-binding cassette domain-containing protein has product MHKLIASGIRKSYGGTEVLKGVSLAAKAGDVISIIGSSGSGKSTFLRCLNFLEHPNEGSISVEGEELQTRCAGNGTLVPVSQKQLREMRSRLGMVFQNFCLWSHMTVLGNVTEAPMSVERISKAEAQERARINLEKVGLGREVLDRYPGQLSGGQQQRVAIARALSMEPQVMLFDEPTSALDPELVGEVLKVMQKLADEGRTMIVVTHEMAFARHASTQVVYLHGGVIEEEGTPEELFRAPKSERLARFLSSRPQH; this is encoded by the coding sequence ATGCACAAATTGATCGCATCCGGAATCCGCAAATCCTACGGCGGCACCGAAGTGCTGAAAGGTGTCTCGCTGGCGGCCAAGGCGGGGGATGTGATCAGCATCATCGGCTCATCGGGCTCGGGCAAATCGACCTTTCTGCGCTGCCTGAACTTTCTTGAACATCCGAATGAAGGCTCGATCAGCGTCGAGGGTGAAGAGCTGCAGACCCGATGCGCGGGCAATGGCACGCTGGTGCCGGTCAGCCAGAAGCAGCTACGCGAGATGCGCAGCCGTCTCGGCATGGTCTTTCAGAATTTCTGCCTGTGGTCGCATATGACCGTTTTGGGCAATGTCACCGAGGCGCCGATGAGCGTCGAGCGGATTTCGAAGGCCGAGGCGCAAGAGCGCGCGCGGATCAATCTGGAAAAGGTCGGTCTCGGGCGCGAGGTCCTCGACCGCTATCCGGGCCAGCTGTCCGGCGGCCAGCAGCAGCGTGTGGCAATTGCGCGCGCGCTCTCGATGGAACCGCAGGTGATGCTGTTCGACGAGCCGACCTCGGCCTTGGATCCCGAGCTGGTGGGCGAGGTGCTGAAGGTCATGCAAAAGCTTGCCGACGAGGGCCGCACCATGATCGTCGTGACCCATGAGATGGCGTTTGCGCGCCATGCCTCGACGCAGGTCGTCTATCTGCACGGCGGCGTCATCGAGGAAGAGGGCACGCCCGAAGAGCTCTTCCGTGCGCCGAAATCCGAGCGGCTGGCGCGTTTTCTGTCCAGCCGTCCGCAACACTGA
- a CDS encoding HAD family hydrolase: MIDLLIFDCDGVLIDSEPLASACMFDAFTSAGVQTSVEEVHRLFTGLGQAEARELARTRWNITEMDPIFAEMNAGLYPRFARELTEMPGISALLGEFRGMRKCVASNSLLERLRLSLGLLPIWSEFAPHVYSAEQVAQGKPAPDLIELCLSRMETPAPRALMIDDSPHGILAARAAGVLPIGFVDPRDPRSGRVEVLRAAGAVEVATGTAELGKVLREICG, from the coding sequence ATGATTGACCTTTTGATTTTCGATTGCGACGGGGTGCTGATCGATTCCGAGCCGCTCGCCTCGGCGTGCATGTTCGACGCTTTCACCAGCGCGGGCGTTCAGACCTCGGTCGAAGAGGTCCATCGACTCTTCACCGGGCTTGGTCAGGCTGAGGCGCGCGAGCTTGCCCGGACGCGCTGGAACATCACCGAGATGGACCCGATCTTTGCCGAGATGAACGCGGGGCTTTATCCACGTTTCGCCCGTGAGCTGACGGAGATGCCGGGGATTTCCGCGCTGCTGGGCGAGTTTCGCGGGATGCGCAAATGCGTGGCCTCGAACAGCCTGCTCGAGCGGCTGCGCTTGTCGCTGGGGCTTTTGCCGATCTGGTCGGAGTTCGCGCCCCATGTCTATTCCGCCGAGCAGGTGGCGCAGGGCAAACCCGCGCCCGATCTGATCGAGCTCTGCCTGAGCCGGATGGAGACGCCCGCCCCGCGTGCCCTGATGATCGACGACAGCCCGCATGGTATTCTGGCCGCGCGTGCGGCGGGGGTTCTGCCCATTGGTTTTGTCGATCCGCGCGATCCTCGTTCGGGGCGCGTCGAGGTTCTGCGTGCGGCGGGGGCGGTCGAGGTCGCGACCGGCACGGCCGAACTTGGCAAGGTTCTGCGCGAGATCTGCGGCTGA